A region from the Mycolicibacterium phlei genome encodes:
- a CDS encoding acyclic terpene utilization AtuA family protein yields MREMLTGGDLDYLTGDYLAELTMLILARDRAKSPERGYARTFLTQLEECLGLAVDKGVRIVTNAGGLNPAGLADAVRALADRLGLRVRVAHVEGDDLVGRAEELGFGGALAANAYLGAWGIVDCLRAGADVVVTGRVTDASVTVGPAAAHFGWDRTDYDALAGAVAAGHVIECGAQATGGNYAFFTELADLRHPGFPLAEIHPDGSSVITKHPGTGGAVTVGTVTAQLLYEIGGARYPNPDVTLRVDTVELTDDGPDRVRIIGVRGEPPPPSLKVSVNRIGGFRNEMTLVLTGLDIEAKAALVRDQLESHLTVRPAEMEWTLARTDHPDADTEETASALLHCVVRDPDPDKVGRQFSSAAVELALASYPGFHATSPPGSGQVYGVFEPAYVPADAVPHVAVHPDGTRVEIAPPADVLEPGLVPQAGLPEPLPAGETVRAPLGRIAGARSGDKGGSANVGVWVRTDEQWRWLAHYLTAERLRDLLPEAAELPVTRHLLPNLRVVNFVIDGILGLGVAYHARFDPQAKGLGEWLRSRTVDIPKGLLA; encoded by the coding sequence ATGCGCGAGATGCTCACCGGCGGCGACCTGGACTACCTGACCGGCGACTACCTCGCCGAGCTGACCATGCTGATCCTGGCCCGCGACCGCGCCAAGTCACCCGAGCGCGGCTACGCCCGCACCTTCCTCACCCAGCTCGAGGAGTGCCTCGGCCTGGCCGTCGACAAGGGTGTGCGCATCGTCACCAACGCCGGCGGGCTCAACCCGGCGGGCCTGGCCGACGCGGTGCGTGCCCTGGCCGACCGGCTGGGACTGCGGGTGCGGGTCGCCCACGTGGAGGGTGACGACCTGGTCGGGCGGGCCGAGGAGCTCGGGTTCGGCGGCGCCCTGGCGGCCAACGCCTACCTGGGCGCGTGGGGCATCGTCGACTGCCTGCGCGCGGGCGCCGACGTCGTGGTGACCGGCCGGGTCACCGACGCCTCGGTGACGGTCGGGCCGGCCGCCGCACACTTCGGCTGGGACCGCACCGACTACGACGCGCTGGCCGGTGCGGTGGCCGCCGGCCACGTCATCGAATGCGGCGCGCAGGCCACCGGCGGCAACTACGCCTTCTTCACCGAGCTGGCCGATCTGCGCCATCCCGGGTTCCCGCTGGCCGAGATCCACCCCGACGGGTCGTCGGTGATCACCAAGCATCCGGGCACCGGCGGCGCCGTGACCGTCGGCACCGTCACCGCGCAGCTGCTCTACGAGATCGGCGGAGCGCGCTACCCCAACCCCGACGTCACGCTGCGCGTCGACACCGTCGAGCTGACCGACGACGGCCCCGACCGGGTGCGGATCATCGGGGTGAGGGGCGAGCCACCGCCGCCGTCGCTGAAGGTCTCGGTCAACCGCATCGGCGGGTTCCGCAACGAGATGACGCTGGTGCTCACCGGCCTGGACATCGAGGCCAAGGCCGCGCTGGTCCGTGACCAGCTGGAGAGCCACCTGACGGTCAGGCCCGCCGAGATGGAGTGGACGCTGGCGCGCACCGACCACCCCGACGCCGACACCGAGGAGACCGCCAGCGCGCTGCTGCACTGCGTGGTCCGCGACCCCGACCCGGACAAGGTGGGTCGCCAGTTCTCCTCGGCCGCAGTCGAACTCGCACTGGCCAGCTACCCCGGTTTCCACGCCACCAGCCCGCCCGGCTCCGGTCAGGTCTACGGCGTGTTCGAACCCGCCTACGTGCCCGCCGACGCGGTACCGCACGTCGCCGTGCACCCGGACGGCACCCGGGTCGAAATTGCCCCGCCCGCAGACGTTCTCGAGCCCGGGCTGGTGCCGCAGGCCGGGCTGCCCGAACCGCTGCCCGCCGGTGAGACCGTGCGCGCACCGCTCGGCCGTATCGCGGGCGCCCGCAGCGGCGACAAGGGCGGCAGCGCCAACGTCGGGGTGTGGGTGCGCACCGACGAGCAGTGGCGCTGGCTCGCCCACTACCTGACCGCCGAGCGCCTGCGCGACCTGCTGCCCGAGGCCGCCGAGCTGCCGGTGACACGGCATCTGCTGCCCAACCTGCGGGTGGTGAACTTCGTCATAGACGGCATCCTCGGGCTGGGCGTCGCCTATCACGCCCGGTTCGACCCGCAGGCCAAGGGGCTGGGCGAATGGCTGCGCAGCCGTACCGTCGACATTCCGAAAGGCTTGCTGGCGTGA
- a CDS encoding response regulator transcription factor, translating into MRILVVDDDRAVRESLRRSLSFNGYSVELAQDGVEALELIANNRPDAVVLDVMMPRLDGLEVCRQLRSTGDDLPILVLTARDSVSERVAGLDAGADDYLPKPFALEELLARMRALLRRTTIDENSESAALTFSDLTLDPVTREVTRGDRQISLTRTEFALLEMLIANPRRVLTRSRILEEVWGFDFPTSGNALEVYVGYLRRKTEAGGEPRLIHTVRGVGYVLRETPP; encoded by the coding sequence GTGCGCATTCTTGTCGTTGACGACGATCGCGCGGTGCGCGAGTCGCTGCGCCGTTCCCTCTCCTTCAACGGGTACTCCGTCGAGCTGGCTCAGGACGGGGTCGAAGCGCTGGAGCTGATCGCCAACAACCGACCCGACGCCGTGGTGCTCGACGTGATGATGCCGCGGCTGGACGGCCTGGAGGTGTGCCGTCAGCTGCGCAGCACCGGCGACGACCTGCCGATCCTGGTGCTCACCGCCCGCGACTCGGTCTCCGAACGGGTCGCCGGGCTGGACGCCGGCGCCGACGACTACCTGCCCAAACCGTTCGCGCTGGAGGAACTGCTGGCGCGGATGCGGGCGCTGTTGCGCCGCACCACCATCGACGAGAACAGCGAGTCGGCGGCGCTGACCTTCTCCGACCTCACACTGGATCCCGTCACCCGCGAGGTCACCCGCGGGGACCGCCAGATCAGCCTGACCCGCACCGAGTTCGCGCTGCTGGAGATGCTCATCGCCAACCCGCGCCGGGTGCTGACCCGCAGCCGCATCCTCGAGGAGGTGTGGGGCTTCGACTTCCCGACGTCGGGCAACGCGCTGGAGGTCTACGTCGGATACCTGCGCCGCAAGACCGAGGCCGGCGGGGAGCCGCGACTGATCCACACCGTGCGCGGTGTGGGTTACGTGTTGCGCGAAACGCCCCCGTGA
- the rpmF gene encoding 50S ribosomal protein L32: MAVPKRRMSRANTRSRRAQWKAEATGLVTVNVAGQQHKVPRRLLKAARLGLINLDRR; encoded by the coding sequence ATGGCTGTGCCCAAGCGCAGGATGTCGCGCGCGAACACCCGTAGCCGGCGTGCGCAGTGGAAGGCCGAGGCCACCGGTCTGGTCACCGTCAACGTCGCGGGTCAGCAGCACAAGGTGCCGCGGCGGCTGCTCAAGGCCGCCCGCCTGGGGCTGATCAACCTCGACCGCCGCTGA